Proteins encoded in a region of the Agromyces protaetiae genome:
- the smpB gene encoding SsrA-binding protein SmpB, whose product MPKERGQKVVATNRKARHDYTIEDTYEAGLVLTGTEVKSLREGRASLVDGYAFIDGGEMWLDAVHIPEYTEGTWNNHAPRRKRKLLLHKQEIIKISHRTQDGGYTLIPLSIYFSDGRAKVELAVAKGKREYDKRHALRERQDKREAERAIASRRHLGE is encoded by the coding sequence GTGCCGAAGGAACGCGGTCAGAAGGTCGTCGCGACCAACCGCAAGGCGCGGCACGACTACACGATCGAGGACACGTACGAGGCGGGTCTCGTGCTCACCGGCACCGAGGTGAAGTCGCTGCGAGAGGGACGTGCGTCGCTCGTCGACGGGTATGCCTTCATCGACGGTGGTGAGATGTGGCTCGACGCGGTGCACATCCCCGAATACACCGAAGGCACCTGGAACAACCATGCGCCCCGCCGGAAGCGCAAGCTGCTGCTGCACAAGCAGGAGATCATCAAGATCAGCCATCGCACGCAAGACGGCGGCTACACGCTGATCCCGCTGTCGATCTACTTCAGCGACGGCCGGGCGAAGGTGGAGCTGGCGGTGGCGAAGGGCAAGCGCGAGTACGACAAACGCCACGCGCTGCGCGAGCGGCAGGACAAGCGCGAGGCCGAACGCGCCATCGCGAGCCGGCGGCACCTGGGGGAGTGA
- the prfB gene encoding peptide chain release factor 2, with the protein MLDADFSQALAALRATFRDIRAVVDVDALEADIARLSEEAGAPDLWDDTDNAQKVTSALSHRQAELKRVTEVEARLDDLDVLVELAAEMDDEEAAEEARQELTALEGVIGQLEVQTLLDGEYDSRGAVVTIRSGAGGDDATDFAEMLMRMYLRWAERHKYPVKVMDTSYAEGAGIKSATFEVDVPYAYGTLSVEAGTHRLARISPFGSADKRQTSFAAVEVIPVMEEAKEIDIPENDIRVDVFRSSGPGGQSVNTTDSAVRLTHIPTGLVVSMQNEKSQIQNRAAAMRVLQTRLLLLKREEEAAKKKELAGVITASWGDQMRSYFLYGQQLVKDLRTGYEVGNPATVFDGDLDGLIAAGIKWRKRKDDD; encoded by the coding sequence ATGTTGGATGCAGATTTCTCGCAGGCGCTCGCGGCCCTGCGCGCCACCTTCCGCGACATCCGGGCCGTCGTCGACGTCGACGCACTCGAGGCCGACATCGCCCGGCTCTCCGAGGAGGCCGGTGCGCCCGACCTCTGGGACGACACCGACAACGCGCAGAAGGTGACGAGCGCGCTCAGCCACCGTCAGGCCGAGCTGAAGCGCGTCACCGAGGTCGAGGCTCGGCTCGACGACCTCGACGTGCTCGTCGAGCTCGCCGCCGAGATGGACGACGAAGAGGCCGCCGAAGAGGCACGTCAGGAGCTCACGGCGCTCGAGGGCGTGATCGGCCAGCTCGAGGTGCAGACCCTGCTCGACGGCGAGTACGACTCGCGCGGCGCGGTCGTCACGATCCGCTCGGGTGCCGGCGGCGACGACGCCACCGACTTCGCCGAGATGCTCATGCGCATGTATCTGCGCTGGGCCGAGCGGCACAAGTACCCCGTCAAGGTCATGGACACGTCCTACGCCGAGGGCGCCGGCATCAAGTCCGCGACGTTCGAGGTCGACGTGCCGTATGCCTATGGCACGCTCTCCGTCGAGGCCGGCACGCACCGCCTCGCACGCATCAGCCCGTTCGGCTCGGCCGACAAGCGGCAGACGAGCTTCGCCGCGGTCGAGGTCATCCCCGTCATGGAGGAGGCCAAAGAGATCGACATCCCCGAGAACGACATCCGCGTCGACGTCTTCCGGTCCTCGGGGCCGGGCGGCCAGTCGGTCAACACGACCGACTCAGCGGTGCGCCTGACGCACATCCCCACCGGCCTCGTCGTCTCGATGCAGAACGAGAAGTCGCAGATCCAGAACCGTGCCGCCGCCATGCGCGTGCTGCAGACCCGGCTGCTGCTGCTCAAACGTGAAGAAGAGGCCGCGAAGAAGAAAGAGCTCGCGGGCGTCATCACGGCGAGCTGGGGCGATCAGATGCGCTCGTACTTCCTCTACGGCCAGCAGCTCGTGAAGGATCTGCGCACCGGCTACGAGGTCGGCAACCCGGCCACGGTGTTCGACGGTGACCTCGACGGGCTCATCGCCGCCGGCATCAAATGGCGCAAGCGCAAAGACGACGACTGA
- a CDS encoding MFS transporter, giving the protein MSDASPAPFAWRSVILPAYLPTLVFSLGEGALIPVIPLVAVDRGASLAIAGLVAAMLMVGELVADLPAGWLVARIGERPAMIGAAILAVIAVLVPLGLPSVFALGVGVFLLGLATAVFALARHAFLTTYVPARVRARALSTLGGVFRGGWAVGPFVAAGIIAWTGSSEAVFWVLVVACAAVIAVLLLLPDPEKTFGAARVARGASGAVTTEGDSAASAAAASSSVFRAIRANRGVLARIGSGVGIIAAIRASRIVILPLWSVSIGMPAEQAALVIGLSGAIDFALFYVSGQIMDRFGRLWSAIPGLLGMAMGHLALAFTHDLPDRVAWFTGLAIFLGVANGVTSGIIMTLGADLAPKGNPAPFLGAFRTISDTGQAGAPLLISAVTSVVSITAASAAVGVLGLIGAAMLWRWIPRYVPHRRRP; this is encoded by the coding sequence ATGAGTGACGCCTCGCCCGCCCCGTTCGCGTGGCGCTCGGTCATCCTCCCGGCGTATCTGCCCACGCTCGTGTTCTCGCTCGGCGAGGGCGCGCTGATCCCGGTCATCCCGCTCGTCGCGGTCGATCGCGGCGCGTCGCTCGCGATCGCCGGACTTGTCGCCGCCATGCTCATGGTCGGCGAGCTCGTCGCCGATCTGCCGGCCGGCTGGCTGGTCGCCCGAATCGGCGAGCGACCCGCGATGATCGGCGCGGCGATCCTCGCGGTGATCGCCGTGCTCGTCCCGCTCGGCCTTCCCTCGGTCTTCGCGCTCGGGGTGGGCGTGTTCCTGCTCGGCCTCGCGACCGCGGTGTTCGCGCTTGCGCGGCACGCGTTCCTGACGACGTACGTGCCGGCGCGGGTGCGTGCGCGGGCGCTGTCGACCCTCGGTGGCGTGTTCCGCGGCGGCTGGGCGGTCGGACCGTTCGTCGCCGCCGGGATCATCGCGTGGACCGGTTCGAGCGAGGCCGTGTTCTGGGTCCTGGTCGTGGCGTGCGCGGCCGTCATCGCCGTGCTGCTCCTGCTGCCCGACCCCGAGAAGACCTTCGGTGCGGCACGCGTCGCGCGCGGAGCATCCGGTGCCGTGACGACCGAAGGCGACTCGGCCGCATCAGCGGCCGCGGCGTCGTCGAGCGTGTTCCGTGCGATCCGGGCGAATCGCGGTGTGCTCGCCCGGATCGGTTCGGGCGTGGGCATCATCGCGGCGATCCGCGCGAGCCGCATCGTCATCCTCCCGCTCTGGTCGGTCTCGATCGGCATGCCCGCGGAGCAGGCGGCGCTCGTCATCGGCCTCTCCGGCGCGATCGACTTCGCGCTGTTCTATGTCAGCGGGCAGATCATGGACCGGTTCGGGCGACTGTGGAGCGCCATCCCGGGGCTACTCGGCATGGCGATGGGGCATCTCGCGCTCGCGTTCACACACGACCTCCCTGATCGTGTCGCGTGGTTCACGGGGCTTGCGATCTTTCTCGGCGTCGCGAACGGCGTCACGAGCGGCATCATCATGACGCTCGGTGCCGACCTCGCGCCGAAGGGGAACCCCGCACCGTTCCTCGGCGCATTCCGCACCATCTCGGACACCGGCCAGGCCGGAGCTCCATTGCTGATCTCGGCCGTGACCTCAGTGGTGTCGATCACGGCGGCGAGCGCCGCCGTCGGCGTGCTTGGCCTCATCGGGGCGGCGATGCTCTGGCGCTGGATCCCCCGCTACGTGCCGCACCGCCGACGGCCCTGA
- a CDS encoding TadE family protein, producing MRPSSRWTERLRGLGDDRGAAALEFLTAGILLLVPLVYVVLALAAVQAGTFAVEAAARHAARVAVLAAVDDRRASLDLIDRAARTVLADRGMDGGAAEIAVSCVPEGGCAAAGARVRVEVATSVALPLVPDLFGWRVGSVRVEGVATQTVSKYAVTGR from the coding sequence GTGCGACCGTCGAGCCGCTGGACTGAGCGCCTCCGCGGCCTCGGCGACGATCGCGGCGCCGCCGCGCTCGAGTTCTTGACGGCCGGCATCCTGCTCTTGGTGCCACTGGTCTACGTGGTGCTCGCGCTCGCCGCCGTGCAGGCCGGTACCTTCGCCGTCGAGGCCGCGGCTCGGCATGCCGCACGCGTGGCCGTGCTGGCCGCGGTCGACGATCGCCGTGCCTCACTCGACCTGATCGACCGGGCAGCGCGCACAGTGCTCGCAGACCGAGGCATGGATGGTGGCGCTGCCGAGATCGCGGTGTCGTGCGTGCCCGAGGGCGGCTGCGCCGCCGCGGGCGCCCGGGTGCGGGTCGAGGTCGCGACCTCGGTCGCGCTCCCGCTCGTCCCCGACCTGTTCGGGTGGCGGGTCGGCTCGGTGCGGGTCGAAGGCGTAGCCACCCAGACGGTGTCGAAATACGCGGTGACCGGCCGATGA
- a CDS encoding type II secretion system F family protein encodes MVSVTGTAALAIAAGAVLGLGLWLLAASVPRLGRPRLMQRVAPYLADVSDEARASLVRRTADPAPVLGVVAVPLARRARALLGQLLGGDEVVRRRLRQAGSAGDADRFRGEQLAWSVGAFCVASVVMVVAPAAQSLPVPARVMVPVLAAVLGATLRDWLLQRAARRRLERISAELPTVLEFLTLSLTAGEGILDAIRRVARTGHGELAAEFAGVVAAVGAGVPLPVALRRLRDELGHPAVARALDQVIGALDRGAPLASVLAAQAGDAREAAKRTIIELAGRKEIAMLVPLIFLILPITIAFALFPGYVVLQAGL; translated from the coding sequence GTGGTTTCAGTGACGGGCACGGCAGCGCTGGCGATCGCCGCGGGCGCCGTGCTCGGCCTCGGCCTCTGGCTGCTCGCCGCGTCGGTGCCGAGACTCGGGCGACCGCGGCTGATGCAGCGGGTCGCCCCATACCTGGCGGATGTCTCGGACGAGGCCCGGGCGAGCCTGGTCCGCCGCACGGCCGATCCGGCGCCGGTGCTCGGCGTGGTCGCCGTTCCGCTCGCGCGGCGTGCCCGGGCGCTGCTCGGGCAGCTGCTCGGCGGTGACGAGGTCGTCCGCCGTCGGCTACGGCAGGCCGGTTCCGCGGGCGACGCCGATCGCTTCCGTGGCGAGCAGCTCGCGTGGTCGGTCGGGGCGTTCTGCGTGGCATCCGTCGTCATGGTCGTCGCGCCGGCGGCGCAGTCGCTCCCGGTCCCCGCTCGCGTCATGGTGCCCGTGCTTGCCGCCGTGCTCGGCGCGACGCTTCGTGACTGGCTGCTGCAGCGTGCTGCGCGGCGCCGACTCGAGCGCATCAGCGCCGAGCTGCCCACGGTGCTCGAGTTCCTCACCCTGAGCCTCACCGCGGGCGAAGGCATCCTCGACGCGATCCGTCGGGTCGCGCGCACCGGCCACGGTGAGCTCGCGGCGGAGTTCGCCGGCGTCGTGGCCGCGGTCGGCGCCGGGGTCCCGTTGCCGGTGGCGTTGCGCAGGCTTCGCGATGAACTGGGTCATCCCGCGGTGGCCCGGGCGCTCGATCAGGTGATCGGGGCGCTCGACCGGGGTGCTCCGCTCGCCTCGGTGCTGGCCGCGCAGGCCGGCGACGCGCGCGAAGCGGCGAAGCGCACGATCATCGAGCTCGCCGGGCGCAAAGAGATCGCGATGCTCGTGCCCCTGATCTTCCTGATCTTGCCGATCACGATCGCCTTCGCCCTGTTTCCCGGCTACGTCGTCCTGCAGGCGGGGCTCTGA
- the ftsE gene encoding cell division ATP-binding protein FtsE, with translation MIRFDSVTKTYPGQGRPALNDIGVEILRGEFVFLVGASGSGKSSFLRLILKEEKPTKGSIHVLGQDLGSISSRKIPYFRRSLGVVFQDFRLLPNKSVYDNVAFTLRVIGKSRGFIQSAVPETLKLVGLDGKAKRMPHELSGGEQQRVAIARAIVNKPQVLLADEPTGNLDPVTSAGIMTLLERINAGGTTIVMATHEAGIVDQMKRRVIELSAGDIVRDETEAGYDGQTVRDIEYVPEQQPDAPITAVAPKMTPEVMRDAPPLYVEPEATDDVTDAAAQITAAATGQIQLDPDQLKPKETPEAAASDHLTLAERLGLRAPGGPRHDDRDQEVGPTS, from the coding sequence ATGATCCGCTTCGACTCCGTCACCAAGACCTATCCGGGCCAGGGCAGGCCTGCCCTGAACGACATCGGGGTGGAGATCCTGCGCGGCGAGTTCGTCTTCCTCGTCGGCGCCTCCGGCTCCGGCAAGTCGAGCTTTCTGCGACTGATCCTCAAGGAGGAGAAGCCGACCAAGGGCTCGATCCACGTCCTCGGGCAAGACCTCGGCTCGATCTCCAGCCGCAAGATCCCGTATTTCCGGCGGAGCCTCGGTGTCGTATTCCAGGACTTCCGCCTGCTGCCGAACAAGTCGGTCTATGACAATGTCGCGTTCACGCTCCGTGTGATCGGCAAGTCGCGCGGCTTCATCCAGTCGGCGGTTCCCGAGACGCTCAAGCTGGTCGGCCTCGACGGCAAGGCCAAGCGGATGCCTCATGAGCTCTCGGGTGGCGAGCAGCAGCGGGTCGCGATCGCGCGCGCAATCGTGAACAAGCCGCAGGTGCTGCTCGCCGACGAGCCGACGGGAAACCTCGACCCGGTCACCAGTGCGGGCATCATGACACTTCTCGAGCGCATCAACGCCGGCGGCACGACGATCGTCATGGCCACGCACGAGGCCGGCATCGTCGACCAGATGAAGCGTCGGGTCATCGAGCTCTCGGCCGGCGACATCGTCCGCGACGAGACGGAGGCCGGGTACGACGGGCAGACCGTGCGCGACATCGAGTACGTGCCCGAGCAGCAGCCCGACGCGCCGATCACCGCGGTCGCCCCGAAGATGACCCCCGAGGTCATGCGCGATGCACCGCCGCTGTACGTGGAGCCCGAGGCGACCGATGACGTGACCGACGCTGCAGCCCAGATCACGGCGGCCGCGACCGGTCAGATCCAGCTCGACCCCGACCAGCTGAAACCGAAGGAGACGCCGGAGGCCGCGGCATCCGATCATCTGACGCTCGCCGAACGGCTCGGGTTGCGCGCCCCCGGCGGGCCCCGACACGACGACCGTGACCAGGAAGTGGGGCCCACCTCATGA
- a CDS encoding SIMPL domain-containing protein → MSTQITVTGRAEARIAPELGAVSIAVAASGPSRDAVLQQAGRAHQALLDEVKSVDAEGVLDVWSAGQLRVWAHRPWNAEGRQLPLAHEARADVEVVFRDLARLTEWVSAAAERDSIAIGGVEWRLTDATRHRVQEDAQRRAVADAIAKARVYADALGLGEPTAVELADRGLLGPQPGPSGPQPVMMRAAAFGGAQAPVTELTPADLVLEASVDARFTA, encoded by the coding sequence GTGAGCACCCAGATCACCGTCACCGGCCGGGCCGAGGCCCGCATCGCACCCGAGCTCGGCGCGGTCAGCATCGCGGTCGCGGCCTCCGGCCCGAGCCGCGACGCCGTCCTGCAGCAGGCCGGCCGCGCACACCAAGCGCTGCTCGACGAGGTCAAGTCGGTCGACGCGGAGGGCGTGCTCGACGTCTGGTCAGCGGGTCAGCTCCGGGTCTGGGCGCACCGCCCCTGGAACGCCGAGGGCCGCCAGCTGCCCCTCGCTCACGAGGCCCGCGCCGATGTCGAGGTCGTCTTCCGCGATCTCGCACGCCTCACCGAATGGGTGAGCGCCGCCGCCGAGCGCGACTCGATCGCGATCGGCGGCGTCGAGTGGCGACTGACGGATGCCACGCGCCACCGCGTGCAGGAGGACGCCCAGCGACGGGCGGTCGCCGACGCGATCGCGAAAGCCCGCGTGTACGCCGACGCGCTCGGACTCGGCGAGCCGACAGCCGTCGAGCTCGCCGATCGAGGGCTGCTCGGCCCGCAACCAGGGCCCTCCGGCCCGCAGCCCGTGATGATGCGTGCCGCCGCCTTCGGCGGCGCGCAGGCCCCGGTCACCGAGCTCACGCCCGCCGACCTCGTGCTCGAGGCATCCGTCGACGCCCGATTCACCGCCTGA
- a CDS encoding pyridoxamine 5'-phosphate oxidase family protein → MTSFTDDDLEFLTRPLYLFFTAVPDGDRLPAPRPVWYELGEDGGLEMFSGASTARIRRLRRDPRASVVVTAPVGEPEYWVAAEGHVTLQADGAQELATRLSKRYWYPGVIEEWGGMDLIRLTFTPTRVQRAAG, encoded by the coding sequence ATGACGAGCTTCACCGACGACGACCTGGAATTCCTGACCAGGCCCCTCTATCTCTTCTTCACGGCCGTGCCCGACGGAGACCGGCTCCCGGCGCCGAGACCCGTCTGGTACGAGCTCGGGGAGGACGGGGGGCTCGAGATGTTCTCGGGCGCGAGCACGGCACGGATCAGACGGCTCAGGCGCGATCCGCGGGCATCGGTCGTCGTGACGGCGCCGGTCGGCGAACCCGAGTATTGGGTCGCCGCCGAGGGCCACGTGACGCTGCAGGCCGACGGAGCCCAGGAACTCGCGACGCGACTGTCGAAGCGGTACTGGTACCCGGGCGTGATCGAGGAGTGGGGCGGGATGGATCTCATCCGGCTCACGTTCACGCCGACCCGCGTGCAACGCGCCGCCGGCTGA
- a CDS encoding type II secretion system F family protein has translation MSLVLGAGLGLGLLLAISPIVWPAAPARSAAPRRTRFDTVRDELQLAGLSSVPTSVIAVVAGVFGVAVAALAHALFGLTALTFVGGVLGLAIVPASVHARARARRAANRAVWPEVVDHLVASVRAGLSLPDALAALATLGPAATRAPFAAFDDEYRRTGVFAPALDALKARLADPVADRILETVRMAREVGGTEITHVLRSLSTYLRDDAALRAEVRSRQSWTRNAAKLGVAAPWVLLVLLSTKPETLQSYDTPAGTGLLLVGLAVSAVAYRAMVALGRLPDERRWFQ, from the coding sequence GTGAGTCTCGTCCTCGGCGCCGGGCTCGGGCTCGGGCTCCTGCTCGCGATCTCTCCGATCGTCTGGCCCGCCGCGCCCGCACGGTCGGCGGCACCGCGGCGCACCCGCTTCGACACCGTGCGCGACGAGCTGCAGCTCGCCGGCCTCAGCTCGGTACCGACGAGCGTGATCGCCGTCGTTGCCGGAGTGTTCGGCGTCGCGGTCGCGGCGCTCGCGCACGCGCTGTTCGGCCTGACCGCGCTGACGTTCGTGGGAGGCGTGCTCGGGCTAGCGATCGTGCCGGCGTCCGTGCACGCCCGAGCCCGGGCGCGGCGGGCCGCGAACCGCGCGGTGTGGCCCGAGGTCGTCGACCACCTCGTCGCCTCGGTGCGCGCCGGCCTGTCGCTGCCCGACGCGCTCGCCGCGCTCGCGACACTCGGACCTGCCGCGACGCGCGCGCCGTTCGCCGCGTTCGACGACGAGTACCGGCGCACGGGTGTCTTCGCACCCGCGCTCGATGCGCTGAAGGCTCGGCTCGCCGACCCCGTCGCCGACCGCATCCTCGAGACCGTCCGGATGGCACGCGAGGTGGGTGGCACCGAGATCACCCACGTGTTGCGAAGCCTGTCGACGTATCTCCGAGACGACGCGGCGCTGCGCGCCGAAGTGCGCTCGCGTCAATCGTGGACCCGGAACGCCGCGAAGCTCGGTGTCGCCGCGCCCTGGGTCCTCCTCGTGCTGCTCTCGACGAAACCCGAGACGCTGCAGTCGTACGACACGCCCGCGGGTACCGGCCTGCTGCTCGTCGGGCTCGCGGTGAGCGCGGTGGCGTACCGGGCCATGGTCGCCCTCGGCCGGCTCCCCGACGAGCGGCGGTGGTTTCAGTGA
- a CDS encoding TadE/TadG family type IV pilus assembly protein, whose protein sequence is MRAALADERGAAVAEFSLVAALLAALVLAVLQLALGLHVRNTLADAAAEGARYRALVGVTDADGLHRTRELIASALTEEYARDVTLSRAGAGAETIIEVTVRAPLPAIGLLGPANAMEVTGRATVEPLD, encoded by the coding sequence GTGCGGGCGGCGCTCGCCGACGAGCGAGGGGCCGCGGTCGCGGAGTTCTCGCTCGTCGCGGCGTTGCTCGCCGCACTCGTGCTCGCGGTCCTGCAGCTCGCGCTCGGGCTGCACGTGCGGAACACGCTCGCCGACGCCGCTGCCGAGGGCGCGCGGTATCGCGCGCTCGTCGGCGTGACCGACGCCGACGGCCTGCACCGCACCCGGGAGCTCATCGCGTCCGCGCTGACCGAGGAGTATGCGCGCGACGTCACACTTTCCAGAGCCGGCGCCGGTGCCGAGACGATCATCGAGGTGACCGTGCGCGCGCCACTTCCGGCCATCGGCCTGCTCGGTCCCGCGAACGCCATGGAGGTGACCGGCCGTGCGACCGTCGAGCCGCTGGACTGA
- a CDS encoding tyrosine-protein phosphatase → MTPHARIPVPGTYNFRDVGGLPASTGVVRRGVLYRSDGLQRLGEAGRAALAELGVGIVIDLRDDTEAKFMPDDLDGLDVEVLRLPVFEGSGASHGPNVTLEALYERIVTQHAGVVVDAIREISTADGRAVVVHCTAGKDRTGIVTALTLLAVGVDRDDVIADYALTEANLAGEWLEEMVEMVGRFGVPDGPELRVLMGGSPPEALEGVITLVEREHGSAREYLLASGLTLHELAALERLLVEPS, encoded by the coding sequence GTGACCCCTCACGCGCGCATCCCCGTTCCCGGCACGTACAACTTCCGCGACGTCGGCGGCCTGCCCGCGTCGACCGGGGTGGTGCGGCGGGGCGTGCTGTACCGGTCCGACGGCCTGCAGCGGCTGGGCGAAGCCGGCCGCGCGGCGCTTGCCGAGCTCGGCGTCGGCATCGTCATCGACCTCCGCGACGACACCGAGGCGAAGTTCATGCCTGACGACCTCGACGGGCTCGACGTCGAGGTGCTGCGGCTGCCCGTCTTCGAGGGGTCCGGCGCTTCGCACGGCCCGAACGTGACGCTCGAGGCGCTCTACGAGCGCATCGTCACGCAGCATGCGGGCGTCGTGGTCGACGCCATCCGCGAGATCTCGACGGCGGACGGCCGGGCCGTCGTAGTGCATTGCACCGCGGGCAAAGACCGGACCGGCATCGTGACCGCGCTGACCCTGCTCGCGGTCGGCGTCGACCGCGACGACGTCATCGCCGACTACGCCCTGACCGAGGCGAACCTCGCAGGGGAGTGGCTCGAGGAGATGGTCGAGATGGTCGGCAGGTTCGGCGTGCCCGACGGTCCCGAGCTCCGCGTGCTGATGGGCGGCAGCCCGCCCGAGGCGCTCGAGGGCGTGATCACGCTCGTTGAACGCGAGCACGGGTCGGCGCGCGAGTACCTCCTCGCATCCGGCCTCACGTTGCACGAGCTCGCCGCGCTCGAGCGCCTGCTCGTCGAACCGAGCTGA
- a CDS encoding pilus assembly protein TadG-related protein, protein MTARCPRPDRRTWGGGLHDETGSTLPLIVGFAALAGALILVVTAASSLYLERKRLFTVADGAALAAAEAWSFAATAATPEGEGAPDVTFEQAALERAVSDYLAAADAAAAFDGLRLVGVESADDRGVAVALTANWRWLGDGGLIPVEVPIEVVATARSVIR, encoded by the coding sequence ATGACAGCGCGATGCCCGCGACCCGATCGCCGTACGTGGGGCGGAGGGCTGCACGACGAGACCGGATCGACGCTGCCGCTCATCGTCGGCTTCGCCGCGCTCGCCGGGGCGCTCATCCTCGTCGTCACCGCGGCCTCGTCGCTGTACCTCGAGCGCAAACGCCTCTTCACCGTCGCCGACGGTGCCGCGCTCGCCGCTGCCGAGGCCTGGTCCTTCGCCGCGACCGCTGCGACACCCGAGGGCGAGGGCGCTCCCGATGTGACCTTCGAGCAGGCGGCCCTCGAACGCGCGGTCTCGGACTACCTCGCCGCGGCCGACGCCGCAGCCGCCTTCGACGGGCTCCGGCTCGTCGGGGTCGAGAGCGCCGACGACCGCGGCGTCGCGGTCGCCCTCACCGCGAACTGGCGCTGGCTGGGCGACGGCGGGCTCATTCCGGTCGAGGTTCCGATCGAGGTCGTCGCCACCGCCCGTTCGGTCATCCGCTGA
- the ftsX gene encoding permease-like cell division protein FtsX, with amino-acid sequence MRIGLVLAEAASGLRRNASMVVSVVLVTFISLTFVGTAALMQLQIGQMKSYWYDRAQVAVYLCTTVSTAAGCIDGEATEEQKAAVESQLDSATLTPYIDEFYFEDHQQAYENFQQQFAGTPAADYVTPEVLNETFWVNLVDPSQSEVIAEALAGLAGVEQVVDQRRYLDQIFDVLNAASFTAIGIAAIMLVAAALLIATTIRLSAFSRRRELGIMRLVGASNRFIQTPFVLEGVIAGLIGSVLAGAAVLGIVHFFVQGYLAGSLSFTFVDLGEAWLVVPLLIAVGVLLAAVSAGIAIRRYLRV; translated from the coding sequence ATGAGGATCGGGCTCGTGCTCGCCGAGGCGGCGAGCGGGCTGCGCCGCAACGCCTCGATGGTCGTCTCGGTCGTGCTCGTCACGTTCATCTCGCTCACGTTCGTGGGCACCGCGGCACTCATGCAGCTGCAGATCGGCCAGATGAAGAGCTACTGGTACGACCGCGCCCAGGTCGCCGTCTACCTGTGCACCACCGTCTCGACGGCGGCGGGCTGTATCGACGGCGAGGCCACGGAGGAGCAGAAGGCGGCCGTCGAGTCGCAGCTCGACTCGGCCACCTTGACGCCGTACATCGACGAGTTCTACTTCGAAGACCACCAGCAGGCCTACGAGAACTTCCAGCAGCAGTTCGCGGGAACGCCTGCGGCCGACTACGTCACGCCCGAGGTGCTCAACGAGACGTTCTGGGTGAACCTCGTCGACCCGTCCCAGTCCGAGGTGATCGCCGAGGCGCTCGCCGGACTCGCGGGCGTCGAACAGGTCGTCGATCAACGCCGCTACCTCGACCAGATCTTCGACGTGCTGAACGCGGCGAGCTTCACGGCGATCGGCATCGCGGCGATCATGCTGGTCGCGGCGGCGCTGCTGATCGCGACCACGATCCGGTTGTCGGCGTTCTCGCGCCGTCGCGAGCTCGGCATCATGCGGCTGGTGGGTGCGTCGAACCGGTTCATCCAGACCCCCTTCGTGCTCGAGGGCGTCATCGCGGGACTGATCGGCTCGGTGCTCGCAGGTGCCGCGGTGCTCGGCATCGTGCACTTCTTCGTGCAGGGATACCTCGCGGGGAGTCTGTCGTTCACCTTCGTCGACCTCGGCGAGGCGTGGCTGGTGGTGCCGCTGCTCATCGCGGTGGGCGTGCTGTTGGCCGCGGTCTCGGCGGGCATCGCGATCCGCCGCTACCTGCGGGTCTGA